One part of the Fusobacterium pseudoperiodonticum genome encodes these proteins:
- a CDS encoding LexA family transcriptional regulator, whose translation MSFGTTLKKIRLKHKDSLRGLAKKINLHFTFIDKVEKGTAPISNNFIERVIEVYPDEEKTLKKEYLKENLPKVFNKDESIKILEDSEVLNLPVYGKASAGRGYLNMDKPDYYMPITKGDFSLNSFFVEITGNSMEPTLEDGEYALVDPNNTAYVKNKIYVVTYNDEGYIKRVEVKDKKKVITLKSDNPDYDDIDISEEMQEYFKINGRVVEVISKKRVL comes from the coding sequence ATGAGTTTTGGAACTACTTTGAAAAAAATAAGACTAAAACATAAAGATAGTTTAAGAGGTCTTGCTAAAAAAATTAATTTACACTTCACTTTCATAGATAAAGTAGAAAAAGGTACTGCACCTATTTCAAATAACTTTATTGAAAGAGTTATTGAAGTATACCCTGATGAAGAAAAAACTTTAAAGAAAGAATACTTAAAGGAAAATTTACCTAAAGTATTTAACAAAGATGAAAGTATTAAAATTTTGGAAGATAGTGAAGTTTTAAATCTTCCTGTTTATGGAAAAGCTAGTGCTGGTAGAGGTTATTTAAATATGGATAAACCTGATTACTATATGCCTATAACAAAAGGAGACTTCTCTTTGAATAGTTTCTTTGTTGAAATTACAGGAAATAGTATGGAACCAACTTTAGAAGATGGTGAATATGCTTTAGTTGATCCTAATAATACTGCTTATGTTAAAAATAAAATATATGTTGTTACTTACAATGATGAAGGATATATAAAAAGAGTTGAAGTAAAGGATAAGAAAAAAGTTATAACTTTAAAGAGCGATAATCCTGATTATGATGATATTGATATTTCTGAAGAAATGCAAGAATACTTTAAAATCAATGGAAGAGTTGTTGAAGTTATCTCTAAAAAAAGAGTATTATAA
- a CDS encoding aminotransferase class IV, which translates to MLIELDDGFSFGLGLFETILLYKEKPIFLDEHLVRINQSIIDLGLNIDKLEKNEVYQYLETNKSELEHEVLKIVLTEKNRLFIKRAYTYTDEDYKRAFSLNISKVQRNESSIFTFHKTLNYADNIFEKKKSKKLGYDEPIFLNSRGLVTEGATSNIFIIINSEIYTPKLSSGLLNGTIRQYIISNYPVIETDIDLEFLNKADEIFLTNSLFGIMPVSSLENKKLKSQKISREILSKYLNQK; encoded by the coding sequence ATGCTAATAGAATTAGATGATGGCTTCAGCTTTGGTTTGGGACTATTTGAAACTATTTTACTTTATAAGGAAAAGCCAATATTTTTAGATGAGCATTTAGTCAGAATAAATCAATCTATAATAGACTTGGGATTAAATATAGATAAGCTTGAAAAAAATGAAGTTTATCAGTACTTAGAAACTAATAAATCTGAGCTTGAACATGAAGTTTTGAAAATAGTTTTAACTGAAAAAAATAGACTTTTTATAAAAAGAGCATATACGTATACAGATGAAGATTATAAAAGGGCTTTTAGCTTAAATATTTCTAAAGTCCAAAGAAATGAAAGCTCTATCTTCACTTTCCATAAAACTTTAAACTATGCTGATAATATTTTTGAAAAGAAAAAAAGTAAAAAACTTGGCTATGATGAGCCTATATTTCTAAATTCCAGAGGCTTAGTTACTGAGGGAGCCACAAGCAATATATTTATAATTATCAATAGTGAGATATATACTCCAAAATTATCTTCAGGGCTTTTAAATGGAACTATTAGGCAGTATATAATTTCAAATTATCCTGTCATTGAGACAGATATAGATCTAGAATTCTTAAATAAGGCTGATGAAATTTTCTTAACAAATTCATTATTTGGTATTATGCCTGTTAGTAGTTTAGAGAATAAAAAACTAAAATCACAAAAAATTTCGAGAGAGATTTTATCTAAATATTTGAATCAAAAGTAA
- the pabB gene encoding aminodeoxychorismate synthase component I gives MQIELKKLEKYIDIYDIFRILKKENNKKIAFLDSSLKNKYGRYSIIGIDPYLELKENNKKFYINDVLSEENFEEYLANFLNENKRENDSLLPLISGGIVYFSYDYGRKFENIATRHKKDLDIPEAIVTFYKTYIVEDIEKQEVYISYQDKKDYDNLINLLEKTNLEKENLVKKNSLANFKSNFEKVEYLKAIKSTIDYIIEGDIYIMNLTQRLMIESQKSPLEVFSYLRKFNPAPFSAYLDFQDFQLVSASPERFIKMKDRLIETRPIKGTRKRGATEEEDLALKNELANSEKDKSELLMIVDLERNDLNRICELKSVVVDELFEVETYSTVFHLVSTIRGKLRKDYDFVDLIRATFPGGSITGAPKIRAMEIIDELENSRRDAYTGSIGYVSFNGDCDLNIVIRTAIHKDNKYYLGVGGGITCESELDFEYEETLQKAKAILEALC, from the coding sequence ATGCAAATAGAGCTTAAAAAATTAGAGAAATATATTGATATTTATGATATTTTTAGAATATTAAAGAAGGAAAATAATAAGAAAATTGCTTTCTTAGATTCTTCATTAAAAAATAAATATGGTCGTTATTCAATAATTGGTATAGATCCTTATTTAGAATTAAAAGAAAATAACAAGAAATTCTATATAAATGATGTGTTAAGTGAAGAAAACTTCGAAGAATATTTAGCTAATTTTTTAAATGAAAATAAGCGAGAAAATGACTCTTTACTTCCTCTAATTTCAGGAGGAATAGTATATTTCTCTTATGATTATGGTAGAAAATTTGAAAATATAGCCACAAGACATAAAAAAGATTTGGATATTCCTGAGGCTATAGTCACATTCTACAAGACTTATATAGTTGAAGATATCGAAAAACAAGAGGTATACATATCTTATCAGGATAAAAAAGATTATGATAATTTAATAAATCTTTTAGAAAAAACTAATCTAGAAAAAGAAAATCTAGTAAAGAAAAATAGTCTTGCAAATTTCAAATCTAATTTTGAAAAAGTTGAATATTTGAAAGCTATTAAAAGCACTATTGACTATATAATTGAAGGGGATATCTATATAATGAACCTGACTCAAAGACTTATGATAGAAAGTCAAAAATCTCCTTTAGAAGTCTTTTCATATCTAAGAAAATTTAATCCTGCTCCTTTTTCTGCATACTTAGATTTTCAAGATTTTCAACTTGTTTCTGCTTCGCCTGAAAGATTTATAAAGATGAAGGACAGACTAATAGAAACAAGACCCATAAAAGGAACTAGAAAAAGAGGAGCTACAGAAGAAGAAGATTTAGCCTTAAAAAATGAACTAGCTAATTCTGAAAAGGATAAGAGTGAACTTCTTATGATAGTAGACTTGGAAAGAAACGATTTAAATCGTATCTGTGAGTTAAAATCTGTTGTTGTTGATGAGCTTTTTGAAGTGGAAACATATTCAACTGTCTTTCATCTAGTTTCAACTATAAGAGGAAAACTTAGAAAAGACTATGATTTTGTAGATTTAATTAGAGCAACTTTCCCAGGAGGATCAATAACAGGTGCTCCTAAGATAAGAGCAATGGAAATAATAGATGAATTAGAAAACTCAAGAAGAGATGCTTATACAGGCTCTATAGGTTATGTTTCTTTCAATGGTGATTGCGACTTAAATATTGTTATTAGAACTGCTATTCATAAGGATAATAAATACTATCTTGGAGTAGGTGGTGGAATCACTTGTGAATCTGAATTAGATTTTGAATATGAGGAAACTCTACAAAAAGCTAAAGCTATATTGGAGGCTCTATGCTAA
- a CDS encoding anthranilate synthase component II, protein MFLMIDNYDSFVYNLVSYFLEENIEMEIIRNDLVDLKHIENLIKQDKLEGIIISPGPKSPKDCGLCNEIVKNFYKQVPIFGVCLGHQIIGYTFGAEVKKGKSPVHGKVHKIKTSSSNIFKDLPKELNVTRYHSLVVEKEHLLEEFNVDAETEDGVLMALSHKKYPLYSVQFHPEAVLTEYGHEMLRNFLELAREWRLKNANRA, encoded by the coding sequence ATGTTTCTTATGATTGATAATTATGATTCCTTTGTATATAATCTTGTGAGTTATTTCTTAGAAGAAAATATAGAGATGGAAATTATTCGTAATGATTTAGTAGATTTAAAGCATATTGAAAATTTAATTAAACAAGATAAATTGGAAGGAATAATAATTTCTCCAGGTCCTAAAAGTCCAAAAGATTGTGGACTTTGTAATGAAATAGTTAAAAATTTCTATAAACAGGTCCCTATATTTGGTGTTTGTCTAGGACATCAAATAATAGGTTATACCTTTGGTGCAGAGGTGAAAAAAGGTAAAAGCCCTGTTCATGGTAAGGTACATAAAATTAAGACCAGTTCTTCAAATATTTTTAAGGATCTTCCTAAAGAATTAAATGTAACAAGATATCATTCTTTAGTGGTTGAAAAAGAACATCTACTTGAAGAATTTAATGTTGATGCTGAAACTGAAGATGGAGTTCTTATGGCTCTTTCTCATAAAAAATATCCTCTATACTCTGTACAATTTCACCCAGAAGCAGTTTTGACTGAATATGGTCATGAAATGCTTAGGAATTTTTTAGAGTTAGCTAGAGAATGGAGGCTTAAAAATGCAAATAGAGCTTAA
- the hisR gene encoding histidine racemase, which translates to MKLDFIKINPAGNITILIDNFNIYDKDIAKISEELMREDNLHAEQVGFIKDNHLQMMGGEFCGNASRAFASLLAFRDKDFSKQKIYKITCSGEDEVLAVDVREGQTENSFLAKIKMPKFKSLEEIKIDNYKLGLVKFSGIDHFIFDIAENKEDNFEKVIDSVKNYLSDKDFSAFGIMFFDRQNLSMKPYVYVKEVESGIFENSCASGTTALGYYLKKYKNLDRAKIVQPNGWLEYIIENDEIYIDGSVEIVAEGKVYIQKKG; encoded by the coding sequence ATGAAACTTGATTTTATCAAAATTAATCCTGCTGGAAATATTACTATACTTATAGATAATTTTAATATCTATGATAAGGATATAGCTAAGATATCTGAAGAACTTATGAGAGAAGATAACCTCCATGCAGAGCAAGTTGGTTTTATTAAAGATAATCATCTTCAAATGATGGGTGGAGAATTTTGTGGTAATGCAAGTAGAGCTTTTGCTTCTCTTTTAGCCTTTAGGGATAAAGATTTTTCAAAGCAAAAAATCTATAAGATAACTTGTTCAGGTGAAGATGAAGTTCTAGCTGTAGATGTTAGAGAAGGTCAGACTGAAAATTCTTTTTTAGCTAAAATTAAAATGCCAAAATTTAAGAGTTTAGAAGAAATTAAAATAGATAACTATAAATTAGGTCTTGTGAAATTTTCTGGTATAGATCACTTTATTTTTGATATAGCTGAAAATAAGGAAGATAATTTTGAAAAAGTCATAGATTCAGTTAAAAATTACCTATCAGACAAAGACTTTTCTGCCTTTGGTATAATGTTCTTTGATAGACAAAATCTTTCTATGAAACCCTATGTCTATGTTAAAGAAGTTGAAAGTGGAATATTTGAAAATAGCTGTGCTTCAGGAACAACAGCATTGGGATATTATTTAAAGAAGTATAAAAACTTAGATAGAGCTAAGATTGTTCAACCTAATGGTTGGCTAGAATATATTATTGAAAATGATGAGATATATATAGATGGTTCTGTTGAAATTGTGGCAGAAGGTAAAGTGTATATACAAAAAAAGGGGTAG
- a CDS encoding YiiX/YebB-like N1pC/P60 family cysteine hydrolase has product MKNFKIKIAILLSLILFTACSSIPGGPYEKKSDFTWRKVTEETFITNLQPGDIVIKEKEVNPIGMFGHVAIMINERTLFDYPKFGYKSYYIDINFWLENGRDIIVLRYKDMTDEFRERLIKNMKKYFGKSYRISSNRENTDAFYCSQYIWYVYYITAKEMGFELDLDSNGGNFVFPYDFINSPYLEIVNIEKN; this is encoded by the coding sequence ATGAAAAATTTCAAAATAAAAATAGCTATACTTTTAAGTTTAATTCTTTTTACAGCTTGTTCTAGTATTCCAGGTGGACCTTATGAAAAGAAGTCAGATTTTACTTGGAGAAAAGTAACTGAAGAAACTTTTATCACTAATTTACAGCCTGGTGATATTGTAATAAAAGAAAAAGAAGTCAATCCCATAGGTATGTTTGGGCACGTTGCAATAATGATTAATGAAAGAACTCTTTTCGATTATCCTAAATTTGGTTATAAGTCTTACTATATAGATATAAATTTTTGGCTTGAAAATGGAAGAGATATTATAGTTCTTAGATATAAGGATATGACAGATGAATTTAGAGAAAGACTAATAAAGAATATGAAGAAATATTTTGGTAAGTCATACAGGATAAGTTCTAACAGAGAAAATACTGATGCTTTTTATTGCTCACAATATATCTGGTATGTCTACTATATAACTGCTAAGGAAATGGGCTTTGAATTGGATTTAGATTCCAATGGTGGAAACTTTGTTTTCCCTTATGATTTTATCAACTCACCTTACTTAGAAATAGTTAATATAGAAAAGAACTAA
- a CDS encoding ATP-binding protein, whose amino-acid sequence MLVLFISRLTHLIKKVPRYDILSKKTLKVDEKYYLTDHGFRQATGFPIAKDIEKVLENIVYIELISRGYEVKVGKVKDKEINFIAKKEKDLSYYQISYKIRDEKIRENIFEVYNSIEDNFPKYVLSMDHSNFSQDGVIHKNIIDFLLEDEGVK is encoded by the coding sequence ATGTTGGTGTTATTCATCTCACGGCTAACACACTTAATAAAAAAAGTTCCTAGATACGATATCCTAAGTAAAAAAACTTTAAAAGTAGATGAAAAATATTATCTGACAGATCATGGTTTTAGACAAGCAACAGGTTTTCCAATTGCAAAGGATATTGAAAAAGTTTTAGAGAATATCGTATATATAGAGCTTATTTCAAGAGGATATGAAGTTAAAGTTGGAAAAGTAAAGGATAAAGAAATTAATTTTATAGCTAAAAAAGAAAAAGACTTATCTTATTATCAAATTTCGTATAAAATAAGAGATGAAAAAATAAGGGAAAATATTTTTGAAGTCTATAATTCTATAGAAGATAACTTCCCTAAATATGTTTTATCTATGGATCATTCTAATTTTAGTCAAGATGGAGTAATTCATAAAAATATCATAGATTTTCTATTGGAAGATGAAGGTGTCAAATGA
- a CDS encoding DUF4143 domain-containing protein: protein MYNTVLVKDILQYNNIRDVDLFNHIFSYVLTNIGQSFSASSIKTYLKNKNKNISVDSILNYLEYCNIAFLLNLSRLTPYEC from the coding sequence ATCTATAACACTGTACTCGTAAAAGATATCTTACAATATAATAATATTCGTGATGTTGACTTATTCAACCATATTTTTTCTTATGTTCTTACAAATATAGGGCAAAGTTTTTCAGCTAGTAGCATAAAAACTTATTTAAAAAATAAAAACAAAAATATTTCTGTAGATAGTATTCTAAATTATTTAGAATACTGTAATATAGCTTTTCTACTGAACCTCTCACGACTGACACCCTACGAGTGCTAG
- a CDS encoding AAA family ATPase has product MDYIIREKYISKIKPFINKPVLKILTGMRRVGKSSLLHIIKDEILKDVADENKIYINFETSMLLGINNAYSLLEYLKALLKDIEDKVYFFFDEIQIVDGWEQVISDLKLNRDVISI; this is encoded by the coding sequence ATGGATTATATTATTAGAGAAAAATATATTAGTAAAATTAAACCCTTTATAAATAAACCTGTTTTAAAAATATTAACTGGAATGAGAAGAGTTGGAAAATCATCTCTTCTTCATATAATAAAAGATGAAATTTTAAAAGATGTAGCTGATGAAAATAAAATATATATCAATTTTGAAACTTCAATGCTTCTTGGCATTAATAATGCTTACTCTTTATTGGAATATTTAAAAGCTTTGTTAAAAGATATTGAAGATAAAGTCTATTTTTTCTTTGATGAAATTCAAATTGTTGATGGCTGGGAGCAAGTTATTAGTGATTTAAAACTTAATAGAGATGTGATTTCTATCTAA
- a CDS encoding DUF4304 domain-containing protein has product MKARELCEKAWQEIASHFPDFTVTKKGQNLKKISKNKDLTFEIHFQASRHNYSCSAEFSVHFSIYSKSMIKANINNGFIYGGELESLIDRGRIFRWFPLTGASYQHSVNEIIELLEKYILPICENFEDTKVNIQNILNEDAKNIDLFYYIYFFDGKDSAEQYLNKFINQSNLKKRFKGLYHSLENVAKESIDINVDEFSGASTIKFAYLNGIKIEG; this is encoded by the coding sequence ATGAAAGCTAGAGAACTTTGTGAAAAGGCATGGCAAGAAATTGCAAGTCATTTTCCTGATTTCACAGTTACTAAAAAAGGACAAAACTTAAAAAAGATTTCTAAAAATAAAGACCTTACTTTTGAAATTCATTTTCAAGCTAGTCGCCATAATTATTCTTGTAGTGCTGAATTTAGTGTGCATTTTTCAATATATTCTAAATCGATGATAAAAGCTAACATAAATAATGGCTTCATCTATGGTGGTGAACTAGAATCTCTTATTGATAGAGGTAGAATTTTCCGTTGGTTTCCTCTTACAGGTGCTAGCTACCAACATTCTGTTAATGAAATTATAGAATTATTAGAAAAATATATTCTTCCTATTTGTGAAAACTTTGAAGATACAAAAGTAAATATTCAAAATATATTGAATGAAGATGCAAAAAATATAGATCTATTTTACTATATATATTTTTTTGATGGAAAAGATAGTGCTGAACAATATTTAAATAAATTTATCAATCAAAGTAATTTGAAAAAAAGATTTAAAGGACTATATCATTCTTTAGAGAATGTAGCTAAGGAATCTATAGATATTAATGTAGATGAGTTTTCTGGAGCAAGTACAATAAAATTTGCTTATTTAAATGGAATAAAGATAGAAGGATAA
- the rlmD gene encoding 23S rRNA (uracil(1939)-C(5))-methyltransferase RlmD produces MLKVADIIQIKIDKIVFGGEGLGYYNGFAVFVPMSIPEDELEIEIISVKKTYARGLIKNIIKASPERIDSHKFTFEDFYGCDFAMLKYESQLKYKKLMVEEVMRKIAGLPDIEISNVLASEDVYNYRNKIIEPFSVYGNKIITGFFKRKSHEVFEVDENILNSKLGNRIIKELKEILNKNKISVYNEITHKGLLRNVMIRTNSNNEAMLVLIINSNKITENIKNLLFRLREKIEEIKSIYISLNSKKTNTVIGEKNIFIYGEESIKENLNGIEFHISPTSFFQINVKQAKRLYDIAINFFDNIDDKYIVDAYSGTGTIGMIMAKKAKKVYAIEIVKSASEDGEKTAKENGIENIEFINGSVEKELVNLINANKRIDTIIFDPPRKGLEASIIDKVAELNLKEVVYISCNPSTFARDVKLFSEKGYVLKKLQAVDMFPQTSHIECVGLIEKIN; encoded by the coding sequence ATGTTAAAAGTAGCTGATATTATACAAATAAAGATTGATAAAATAGTCTTTGGTGGAGAAGGGCTAGGATATTACAATGGTTTTGCTGTTTTTGTTCCTATGTCCATACCTGAAGATGAACTTGAAATAGAAATAATTTCTGTAAAAAAAACTTATGCTAGAGGTCTAATTAAAAATATTATTAAGGCTTCACCTGAAAGAATAGACAGTCATAAATTTACTTTTGAAGATTTTTATGGTTGTGATTTTGCTATGCTTAAGTATGAAAGTCAATTGAAATACAAAAAACTTATGGTTGAAGAAGTTATGAGAAAAATTGCAGGACTTCCTGATATAGAAATTTCTAATGTCCTAGCAAGTGAAGATGTATATAACTATAGAAATAAAATTATTGAACCTTTCTCTGTCTATGGGAATAAAATTATTACAGGTTTCTTTAAAAGAAAAAGCCATGAAGTTTTTGAAGTTGATGAAAACATTTTAAATTCTAAGTTAGGTAATAGAATTATAAAAGAATTAAAAGAAATTTTAAATAAAAATAAAATCTCTGTCTACAATGAAATTACTCATAAAGGACTTTTAAGAAATGTAATGATAAGAACAAACTCTAATAATGAAGCTATGCTTGTTCTTATTATCAATTCTAATAAGATTACTGAAAATATTAAAAATCTTTTATTTAGACTTAGAGAAAAAATAGAAGAAATAAAATCTATCTACATTTCTTTAAACTCTAAAAAGACTAATACTGTTATTGGAGAAAAGAATATTTTTATCTATGGTGAAGAATCTATAAAAGAAAATCTAAATGGAATAGAATTTCATATATCACCTACTTCATTTTTCCAAATTAATGTAAAACAAGCTAAAAGATTGTATGACATAGCAATAAATTTCTTTGACAATATAGATGATAAGTACATTGTTGATGCCTACTCAGGCACAGGTACTATTGGAATGATAATGGCAAAAAAGGCTAAAAAAGTCTATGCTATTGAGATAGTAAAATCTGCTAGTGAAGATGGAGAGAAAACTGCTAAAGAAAACGGAATAGAAAATATTGAGTTCATTAATGGCTCTGTTGAAAAAGAATTAGTCAATCTTATAAATGCTAACAAAAGAATAGATACTATTATATTTGACCCTCCAAGAAAGGGGCTGGAGGCTTCTATCATAGACAAGGTTGCTGAACTTAATCTAAAGGAAGTTGTATATATCTCTTGTAATCCTTCAACATTTGCAAGAGATGTGAAGCTATTTTCTGAAAAGGGCTATGTTTTGAAGAAATTACAAGCTGTGGATATGTTCCCGCAAACTAGCCATATTGAATGTGTGGGATTGATAGAAAAAATAAATTAA
- the rsmH gene encoding 16S rRNA (cytosine(1402)-N(4))-methyltransferase RsmH has protein sequence MEKIGNDYHIPVLYYETLDNLVINPDGVYIDCTLGGGSHSEGILERLSDKGLLLSIDQDSNAIEYSKKRLEKYASKWKVLKGNFENIDTLAYMAGIDKVDGILMDIGVSSKQLDEAERGFSYRYDVKLDMRMNTEQKLSAYDVVNTYSEEELSRIIFEYGEERFARKIAKLICENRKIKPITTTFELVALIRRAYPERAAKHPAKKTFQAIRIEVNRELEVLENAMSKAVELLKVGGRLGIITFHSLEDRIVKNKFKDLATACKCPKDIPICMCGGVKKFELITRKPIIPVEDELKNNNRAHSSKLRILERILD, from the coding sequence ATGGAAAAAATTGGAAACGATTATCATATCCCTGTCTTGTATTATGAAACTTTAGATAATCTTGTTATAAATCCTGATGGTGTATATATAGACTGTACTCTTGGAGGAGGAAGTCACTCTGAAGGAATATTAGAAAGATTATCCGATAAAGGTCTTCTTCTATCTATAGATCAAGATAGTAATGCGATAGAATATTCAAAAAAGAGATTAGAAAAATACGCTTCTAAATGGAAGGTTCTAAAAGGGAATTTTGAAAATATAGATACTCTAGCCTATATGGCAGGAATTGATAAGGTGGATGGAATACTTATGGATATAGGTGTTTCTTCTAAACAACTAGATGAGGCTGAAAGAGGTTTTTCATACAGATATGATGTAAAATTAGATATGAGAATGAACACAGAGCAAAAATTATCTGCCTATGATGTAGTTAATACTTATTCTGAAGAAGAATTATCAAGAATAATTTTTGAATATGGTGAAGAAAGATTTGCTAGAAAAATTGCCAAATTAATCTGTGAAAATAGAAAAATTAAGCCTATAACAACAACTTTTGAATTAGTTGCTTTAATTAGAAGAGCCTATCCTGAAAGAGCTGCAAAGCACCCTGCTAAAAAGACTTTTCAGGCTATCAGAATTGAAGTCAACAGAGAATTAGAAGTTTTAGAAAATGCAATGTCTAAGGCTGTTGAACTTTTAAAAGTTGGAGGAAGATTAGGAATAATTACTTTCCACTCATTAGAAGATAGAATAGTTAAAAATAAGTTTAAAGACTTAGCTACAGCTTGTAAATGTCCTAAAGACATTCCTATTTGCATGTGTGGTGGAGTAAAGAAATTTGAGCTTATTACAAGAAAACCTATAATACCTGTAGAAGATGAATTAAAAAATAATAACAGAGCTCACTCTTCTAAACTTAGAATTTTAGAAAGGATTTTAGATTAA
- a CDS encoding YggT family protein, translating into MPLLTYSLITILDRMIWCVYILIMIRVFLSWIPMNNNFTDLIYNLTDPILKPFKDFLDKFIDLPIDFSPMLLVLSLEALQKILVRIIIALTW; encoded by the coding sequence ATGCCACTTTTAACATATTCACTTATAACAATATTAGATAGAATGATTTGGTGTGTTTACATACTAATAATGATTAGAGTTTTTTTATCTTGGATACCAATGAATAATAACTTTACTGATCTTATATATAATTTAACTGACCCTATACTAAAACCATTTAAAGACTTTTTAGATAAATTTATAGATTTACCCATTGACTTTTCACCAATGCTTCTAGTTTTATCTTTAGAAGCTTTACAAAAGATTTTAGTCAGAATAATTATTGCTTTAACTTGGTAA
- the pgsA gene encoding CDP-diacylglycerol--glycerol-3-phosphate 3-phosphatidyltransferase, giving the protein MNLPNRLTMIRFLLAIPFIMFLQASDSSKFGFIFRMISLVIFVVASLTDFFDGYIARKYNLITDFGKIMDPLADKILVISALVIFVQLEYIPGWMSIIVLAREFLISGIRILAAAKGEIIAAGNLGKYKTTSQMLVIVIALAIGPIGFTLAGHFFTIAEVLMLIPVILTIWSGWEYTFKAKHYFLEQ; this is encoded by the coding sequence ATGAATTTACCTAATAGATTAACTATGATTAGATTTTTATTGGCTATCCCTTTTATAATGTTTTTACAAGCATCTGATTCAAGTAAATTTGGTTTTATCTTTAGAATGATTTCTCTTGTGATATTTGTTGTCGCCTCATTGACTGATTTCTTTGATGGATATATCGCAAGAAAATACAATCTTATAACTGATTTCGGGAAAATTATGGATCCTCTTGCAGATAAGATACTTGTAATCTCTGCACTTGTAATATTTGTGCAACTAGAATATATTCCAGGTTGGATGTCTATCATCGTCTTAGCACGTGAATTTCTGATCAGTGGAATAAGAATACTAGCGGCAGCCAAGGGAGAAATCATAGCAGCTGGTAATCTAGGAAAGTATAAGACAACTAGCCAAATGCTTGTTATTGTAATCGCTTTAGCAATAGGACCTATTGGTTTTACACTGGCTGGGCACTTCTTTACAATAGCTGAAGTCTTAATGCTAATTCCTGTTATCTTAACAATATGGTCAGGTTGGGAATATACGTTTAAGGCTAAACATTATTTTTTAGAACAATAG